From a single Lonchura striata isolate bLonStr1 chromosome 13, bLonStr1.mat, whole genome shotgun sequence genomic region:
- the LOC144247055 gene encoding centrosomal protein of 89 kDa-like isoform X3 yields the protein MAFLFGRGRRGPFKHIAHGLVPAATIAPKPAVPRTPPPRSPNPSPERPRSALAAAILATTLTGRTVAIPQPRQRSLSESDSTFLEQECFEPYATVTELRTGSLQSLEVTGSYGEEEDMDTYLSDADKEAESSSKSNEKGEGSFSTNAIYAVPCKTKKEEFPSPIPNADKKEVSSHETECEVVVDKSSVQIEEDQNLGLNVKEEKLVAENLIHEKPPPSPDVSVRARQVWGNRSKEKFRELQHENWSLSKAYQAVVQQYEGTKQLIEEQQLKLKRLEEENKRLKEAAKNSPRGEEATELLSLRQQAQELVDENDALKMVVHRLNVELSRYQTKFRSLSQEENAKLKSFPMEGPPPPWLLDMKYLSPLLLAYEDRIREKEDFILEHEEDMKNFKARVEELVKENEDLHEQLNNFVTPTEWQLLQTQAKLVLEENGVLMEQLKIQQAKAKDSHRQHVQEASELAKQIVILEDKKKSQEEEITKYQKQLEVLCSTGEELKAKLDSRITAEEHLAVVNDLKSCLQQEQKKRCEVEAVMGKIALLQTENKKLLLEKNNFMADKKILETEMQMTQKTNRRLKKKIGLLQLQLEEAMEKEVTAHHYLANVVGLVEKIAKERDHLVFLARCLENENHGVLKKIVEGSLRLGRLEEKVKVYKKKAAGKLEDINLKMTEQEKEFERKTAQYEQEKKHLQRLLQDKEETLNEVLQQNRKTEGELEIMWESTAKENRRMRELLQKSLRKNNTWNAVTVHEPHSQDLVYGHDFSYCDVKTSFPTENEIQQECQ from the exons AAACATATAGCTCATGGCCTGGTCCCTGCTGCTACCATAGCTCCTAAACCTGCAGTTCCCCGCACCCCTCCCCCTCGTAGTCCAAACCCTTCTCCAGAAAGGCCCAG GTCTGCTCTAGCAGCAGCAATCCTTGCAACAACACTAACAGGGCGCACTGTTGCTATTCCTCAGCCTCGGCAGAGATCCCTTTCTGAAAGTGATTCCACCTTCTTGGAACAAGAATGTTTTGAACCATATGCAACAGTCACAGAGCTCAGAACAGG GTCTCTACAGTCCCTGGAAGTAACGGGCAGTTATGGTGAAGAAGAGGACATGGATACATATCTTTCAGATGCTGATAAAGAGGCAGAGTCCAGCTCTAAGAGTAATGagaaaggggaaggaagctTTAGCACCAATGCTATTTATGCTGTTCCCTGCAAAACTAAAAAG GAGGAGTTTCCATCTCCTATTCCTAATGCTGATAAGAAAGAGGTTTCTTCCCATGAAACTGAGTGTGAGGTGGTGGTGGATAAGTCAAGTGTGCAAATAGAAG AAGACCAAAATCTTGGCTTGAATGTAAAG GAGGAAAAATTAGTAGCTGAAAATCTGATACATGAGAAACCCCCACCATCCccag ATGTGTCTGTCCGGGCAAGGCAAGTATGGGGAAATAGAAGCAAAGAAAAGTTCAGAGAACTACAACACGAAAACTGGTCTCTGAGCAAGGCATACCAAGCTGTGGTCCAGCAATATGAGGGAACAAAGCAGCTCATCGAAGAACAGCAATTAAAGCTGAAGAGActagaagaagaaaacaaaaggcttAAAGAAGCTGCAAAGAACTCACCTAGAGGAG AGGAGGCAACAGAATTACTGTCTCTCAGACAACAAGCACAAGAACTGGTAGATGAAAATGATGCTTTGAAAATGGTGGTCCATCGTTTAAATGTGGAATTAAGTCGCTATCAAACTAAATTCAGGTCATTGTCCCAAGAAGAG AATGCAAAGCTGAAAAGCTTCCCCATGGAAGGACCACCACCACCATGGCTG ttggATATGAAGTATTTGTCACCTCTTCTCTTGGCATATGAAGATAGAataagagaaaaggaagattttATTCTTGAACATGAG GAGGATATGAAGAATTTTAAAGCACGAGTTGAAGAGTTGGTGAAGGAGAACGAGGATTTGCATGAGCAATTAAATAACTTTGTTACCCCTACAGAATGGCAA ctgctgcaaaCTCAGGCCAAGCTGGTCTTGGAAGAAAATGGAGTGTTGATGGAGCAACTCAAAATTCAACAAGCTAAAGCAAAAGATAGTCACAGACAGCATGTTCAAGAAG CTTCAGAGTTGGCCAAACAAATAGTAATCTTAGAAGATAAGAAAAAGAGTCAAGAGGAAGAAATAACAAAGTACCAGAAGCAGCTAGAAGTTTTATGTTCTACAGGTGAAGAGCTAAAAGCCAAACTGGATAGCAGAATAACAGCAGAGGAGCACTTGGCTGTGGTGAATGATTTAAAAAG CTGTTTACAGCAGGAGCAGAAGAAGCGCTGTGAGGTGGAAGCTGTAATGGGAAAGATAGCATTACTGCAAACTGAAAACAAGAAACTGCTCTTagagaaaaataacttcatGGCTGACAAGAAGATCCTGGAAACTGAGATGCAGATGACTCAAAAGACAAACAG acgattaaagaagaaaataggtCTTTTGCAACTGCAGCTGGAGGAAGCAATGGAAAAAGAAGTCACAGCCCATCACTATCTAGCAAACGTTGTTGGGCTGGTGGAGAAGATAGCTAAGGAACGTGATCATCTGGTATTTCTG GCCAGATGTTTGGAAAATGAGAATCATGGGGTTCTCAAGAAAATTGTAGAAGGCAGTCTGCGCTTAGGAAGATTGGAAGAAAAAGTTAAG GtatataaaaagaaagcagCTGGGAAGCTTGAAGATATTAATCTCAAGATGACTGAGCAGGAGAAAGAATTTGAAAGGAAGACTGCTCAGTATGAGCAAGAAAAGAAGCACCTGCAGCGTCTGCTGCAAGACAAAGAGGAAACCCTCAATGAAGTGCTGCAGCAAAACAG gaaaacAGAAGGGGAACTTGAAATCATGTGGGAATCCACAGCCAAAGAAAACAGGAGAATGAGAGAACTCTTACAGAAATCCCTGAGGAAGAACAACACCTGGAATGCTGTCACAGTTCATGAACCACACTCTCAGGACCTAGTTTATGGACATGATTTTAGCTACTGTGATGTGAAAACTTCATTCCCTACTGAAAATGAAATTCAGCAAGAATGTCAGTGA
- the LOC144247055 gene encoding centrosomal protein of 89 kDa-like isoform X2, with amino-acid sequence MAFLFGRGRRGPFKHIAHGLVPAATIAPKPAVPRTPPPRSPNPSPERPRSALAAAILATTLTGRTVAIPQPRQRSLSESDSTFLEQECFEPYATVTELRTGSDWRLDGCDRSLQSLEVTGSYGEEEDMDTYLSDADKEAESSSKSNEKGEGSFSTNAIYAVPCKTKKEEFPSPIPNADKKEVSSHETECEVVVDKSSVQIEEDQNLGLNVKEEKLVAENLIHEKPPPSPDVSVRARQVWGNRSKEKFRELQHENWSLSKAYQAVVQQYEGTKQLIEEQQLKLKRLEEENKRLKEAAKNSPRGEEATELLSLRQQAQELVDENDALKMVVHRLNVELSRYQTKFRSLSQEENAKLKSFPMEGPPPPWLLDMKYLSPLLLAYEDRIREKEDFILEHEEDMKNFKARVEELVKENEDLHEQLNNFVTPTEWQLLQTQAKLVLEENGVLMEQLKIQQAKAKDSHRQHVQEASELAKQIVILEDKKKSQEEEITKYQKQLEVLCSTGEELKAKLDSRITAEEHLAVVNDLKSCLQQEQKKRCEVEAVMGKIALLQTENKKLLLEKNNFMADKKILETEMQMTQKTNRRLKKKIGLLQLQLEEAMEKEVTAHHYLANVVGLVEKIAKERDHLARCLENENHGVLKKIVEGSLRLGRLEEKVKVYKKKAAGKLEDINLKMTEQEKEFERKTAQYEQEKKHLQRLLQDKEETLNEVLQQNRKTEGELEIMWESTAKENRRMRELLQKSLRKNNTWNAVTVHEPHSQDLVYGHDFSYCDVKTSFPTENEIQQECQ; translated from the exons AAACATATAGCTCATGGCCTGGTCCCTGCTGCTACCATAGCTCCTAAACCTGCAGTTCCCCGCACCCCTCCCCCTCGTAGTCCAAACCCTTCTCCAGAAAGGCCCAG GTCTGCTCTAGCAGCAGCAATCCTTGCAACAACACTAACAGGGCGCACTGTTGCTATTCCTCAGCCTCGGCAGAGATCCCTTTCTGAAAGTGATTCCACCTTCTTGGAACAAGAATGTTTTGAACCATATGCAACAGTCACAGAGCTCAGAACAGG CTCTGACTGGAGACTTGATGGTTGTGACAGGTCTCTACAGTCCCTGGAAGTAACGGGCAGTTATGGTGAAGAAGAGGACATGGATACATATCTTTCAGATGCTGATAAAGAGGCAGAGTCCAGCTCTAAGAGTAATGagaaaggggaaggaagctTTAGCACCAATGCTATTTATGCTGTTCCCTGCAAAACTAAAAAG GAGGAGTTTCCATCTCCTATTCCTAATGCTGATAAGAAAGAGGTTTCTTCCCATGAAACTGAGTGTGAGGTGGTGGTGGATAAGTCAAGTGTGCAAATAGAAG AAGACCAAAATCTTGGCTTGAATGTAAAG GAGGAAAAATTAGTAGCTGAAAATCTGATACATGAGAAACCCCCACCATCCccag ATGTGTCTGTCCGGGCAAGGCAAGTATGGGGAAATAGAAGCAAAGAAAAGTTCAGAGAACTACAACACGAAAACTGGTCTCTGAGCAAGGCATACCAAGCTGTGGTCCAGCAATATGAGGGAACAAAGCAGCTCATCGAAGAACAGCAATTAAAGCTGAAGAGActagaagaagaaaacaaaaggcttAAAGAAGCTGCAAAGAACTCACCTAGAGGAG AGGAGGCAACAGAATTACTGTCTCTCAGACAACAAGCACAAGAACTGGTAGATGAAAATGATGCTTTGAAAATGGTGGTCCATCGTTTAAATGTGGAATTAAGTCGCTATCAAACTAAATTCAGGTCATTGTCCCAAGAAGAG AATGCAAAGCTGAAAAGCTTCCCCATGGAAGGACCACCACCACCATGGCTG ttggATATGAAGTATTTGTCACCTCTTCTCTTGGCATATGAAGATAGAataagagaaaaggaagattttATTCTTGAACATGAG GAGGATATGAAGAATTTTAAAGCACGAGTTGAAGAGTTGGTGAAGGAGAACGAGGATTTGCATGAGCAATTAAATAACTTTGTTACCCCTACAGAATGGCAA ctgctgcaaaCTCAGGCCAAGCTGGTCTTGGAAGAAAATGGAGTGTTGATGGAGCAACTCAAAATTCAACAAGCTAAAGCAAAAGATAGTCACAGACAGCATGTTCAAGAAG CTTCAGAGTTGGCCAAACAAATAGTAATCTTAGAAGATAAGAAAAAGAGTCAAGAGGAAGAAATAACAAAGTACCAGAAGCAGCTAGAAGTTTTATGTTCTACAGGTGAAGAGCTAAAAGCCAAACTGGATAGCAGAATAACAGCAGAGGAGCACTTGGCTGTGGTGAATGATTTAAAAAG CTGTTTACAGCAGGAGCAGAAGAAGCGCTGTGAGGTGGAAGCTGTAATGGGAAAGATAGCATTACTGCAAACTGAAAACAAGAAACTGCTCTTagagaaaaataacttcatGGCTGACAAGAAGATCCTGGAAACTGAGATGCAGATGACTCAAAAGACAAACAG acgattaaagaagaaaataggtCTTTTGCAACTGCAGCTGGAGGAAGCAATGGAAAAAGAAGTCACAGCCCATCACTATCTAGCAAACGTTGTTGGGCTGGTGGAGAAGATAGCTAAGGAACGTGATCATCTG GCCAGATGTTTGGAAAATGAGAATCATGGGGTTCTCAAGAAAATTGTAGAAGGCAGTCTGCGCTTAGGAAGATTGGAAGAAAAAGTTAAG GtatataaaaagaaagcagCTGGGAAGCTTGAAGATATTAATCTCAAGATGACTGAGCAGGAGAAAGAATTTGAAAGGAAGACTGCTCAGTATGAGCAAGAAAAGAAGCACCTGCAGCGTCTGCTGCAAGACAAAGAGGAAACCCTCAATGAAGTGCTGCAGCAAAACAG gaaaacAGAAGGGGAACTTGAAATCATGTGGGAATCCACAGCCAAAGAAAACAGGAGAATGAGAGAACTCTTACAGAAATCCCTGAGGAAGAACAACACCTGGAATGCTGTCACAGTTCATGAACCACACTCTCAGGACCTAGTTTATGGACATGATTTTAGCTACTGTGATGTGAAAACTTCATTCCCTACTGAAAATGAAATTCAGCAAGAATGTCAGTGA
- the LOC144247055 gene encoding centrosomal protein of 89 kDa-like isoform X1, with product MAFLFGRGRRGPFKHIAHGLVPAATIAPKPAVPRTPPPRSPNPSPERPRSALAAAILATTLTGRTVAIPQPRQRSLSESDSTFLEQECFEPYATVTELRTGSDWRLDGCDRSLQSLEVTGSYGEEEDMDTYLSDADKEAESSSKSNEKGEGSFSTNAIYAVPCKTKKEEFPSPIPNADKKEVSSHETECEVVVDKSSVQIEEDQNLGLNVKEEKLVAENLIHEKPPPSPDVSVRARQVWGNRSKEKFRELQHENWSLSKAYQAVVQQYEGTKQLIEEQQLKLKRLEEENKRLKEAAKNSPRGEEATELLSLRQQAQELVDENDALKMVVHRLNVELSRYQTKFRSLSQEENAKLKSFPMEGPPPPWLLDMKYLSPLLLAYEDRIREKEDFILEHEEDMKNFKARVEELVKENEDLHEQLNNFVTPTEWQLLQTQAKLVLEENGVLMEQLKIQQAKAKDSHRQHVQEASELAKQIVILEDKKKSQEEEITKYQKQLEVLCSTGEELKAKLDSRITAEEHLAVVNDLKSCLQQEQKKRCEVEAVMGKIALLQTENKKLLLEKNNFMADKKILETEMQMTQKTNRRLKKKIGLLQLQLEEAMEKEVTAHHYLANVVGLVEKIAKERDHLVFLARCLENENHGVLKKIVEGSLRLGRLEEKVKVYKKKAAGKLEDINLKMTEQEKEFERKTAQYEQEKKHLQRLLQDKEETLNEVLQQNRKTEGELEIMWESTAKENRRMRELLQKSLRKNNTWNAVTVHEPHSQDLVYGHDFSYCDVKTSFPTENEIQQECQ from the exons AAACATATAGCTCATGGCCTGGTCCCTGCTGCTACCATAGCTCCTAAACCTGCAGTTCCCCGCACCCCTCCCCCTCGTAGTCCAAACCCTTCTCCAGAAAGGCCCAG GTCTGCTCTAGCAGCAGCAATCCTTGCAACAACACTAACAGGGCGCACTGTTGCTATTCCTCAGCCTCGGCAGAGATCCCTTTCTGAAAGTGATTCCACCTTCTTGGAACAAGAATGTTTTGAACCATATGCAACAGTCACAGAGCTCAGAACAGG CTCTGACTGGAGACTTGATGGTTGTGACAGGTCTCTACAGTCCCTGGAAGTAACGGGCAGTTATGGTGAAGAAGAGGACATGGATACATATCTTTCAGATGCTGATAAAGAGGCAGAGTCCAGCTCTAAGAGTAATGagaaaggggaaggaagctTTAGCACCAATGCTATTTATGCTGTTCCCTGCAAAACTAAAAAG GAGGAGTTTCCATCTCCTATTCCTAATGCTGATAAGAAAGAGGTTTCTTCCCATGAAACTGAGTGTGAGGTGGTGGTGGATAAGTCAAGTGTGCAAATAGAAG AAGACCAAAATCTTGGCTTGAATGTAAAG GAGGAAAAATTAGTAGCTGAAAATCTGATACATGAGAAACCCCCACCATCCccag ATGTGTCTGTCCGGGCAAGGCAAGTATGGGGAAATAGAAGCAAAGAAAAGTTCAGAGAACTACAACACGAAAACTGGTCTCTGAGCAAGGCATACCAAGCTGTGGTCCAGCAATATGAGGGAACAAAGCAGCTCATCGAAGAACAGCAATTAAAGCTGAAGAGActagaagaagaaaacaaaaggcttAAAGAAGCTGCAAAGAACTCACCTAGAGGAG AGGAGGCAACAGAATTACTGTCTCTCAGACAACAAGCACAAGAACTGGTAGATGAAAATGATGCTTTGAAAATGGTGGTCCATCGTTTAAATGTGGAATTAAGTCGCTATCAAACTAAATTCAGGTCATTGTCCCAAGAAGAG AATGCAAAGCTGAAAAGCTTCCCCATGGAAGGACCACCACCACCATGGCTG ttggATATGAAGTATTTGTCACCTCTTCTCTTGGCATATGAAGATAGAataagagaaaaggaagattttATTCTTGAACATGAG GAGGATATGAAGAATTTTAAAGCACGAGTTGAAGAGTTGGTGAAGGAGAACGAGGATTTGCATGAGCAATTAAATAACTTTGTTACCCCTACAGAATGGCAA ctgctgcaaaCTCAGGCCAAGCTGGTCTTGGAAGAAAATGGAGTGTTGATGGAGCAACTCAAAATTCAACAAGCTAAAGCAAAAGATAGTCACAGACAGCATGTTCAAGAAG CTTCAGAGTTGGCCAAACAAATAGTAATCTTAGAAGATAAGAAAAAGAGTCAAGAGGAAGAAATAACAAAGTACCAGAAGCAGCTAGAAGTTTTATGTTCTACAGGTGAAGAGCTAAAAGCCAAACTGGATAGCAGAATAACAGCAGAGGAGCACTTGGCTGTGGTGAATGATTTAAAAAG CTGTTTACAGCAGGAGCAGAAGAAGCGCTGTGAGGTGGAAGCTGTAATGGGAAAGATAGCATTACTGCAAACTGAAAACAAGAAACTGCTCTTagagaaaaataacttcatGGCTGACAAGAAGATCCTGGAAACTGAGATGCAGATGACTCAAAAGACAAACAG acgattaaagaagaaaataggtCTTTTGCAACTGCAGCTGGAGGAAGCAATGGAAAAAGAAGTCACAGCCCATCACTATCTAGCAAACGTTGTTGGGCTGGTGGAGAAGATAGCTAAGGAACGTGATCATCTGGTATTTCTG GCCAGATGTTTGGAAAATGAGAATCATGGGGTTCTCAAGAAAATTGTAGAAGGCAGTCTGCGCTTAGGAAGATTGGAAGAAAAAGTTAAG GtatataaaaagaaagcagCTGGGAAGCTTGAAGATATTAATCTCAAGATGACTGAGCAGGAGAAAGAATTTGAAAGGAAGACTGCTCAGTATGAGCAAGAAAAGAAGCACCTGCAGCGTCTGCTGCAAGACAAAGAGGAAACCCTCAATGAAGTGCTGCAGCAAAACAG gaaaacAGAAGGGGAACTTGAAATCATGTGGGAATCCACAGCCAAAGAAAACAGGAGAATGAGAGAACTCTTACAGAAATCCCTGAGGAAGAACAACACCTGGAATGCTGTCACAGTTCATGAACCACACTCTCAGGACCTAGTTTATGGACATGATTTTAGCTACTGTGATGTGAAAACTTCATTCCCTACTGAAAATGAAATTCAGCAAGAATGTCAGTGA